The following coding sequences are from one Paenibacillus sp. FSL R5-0912 window:
- a CDS encoding SRPBCC family protein: MAVESQGMELVITRVFNYPRELVFKAWSEAEHLKRWWGPKGFEIHVAQLDFRPGGLFHYNMQSPDGVQMWGKFVYQEIQAFEKIVWLNSFSDELGNIVRAPFSDLIPLEIRNTVTFSENDGITTMTLCSGPANATEEERRFFEGMFESMQEGFGGTFDQLEEYLADRS, translated from the coding sequence ATGGCAGTGGAATCGCAAGGCATGGAGTTAGTCATAACACGTGTATTCAATTATCCGCGTGAACTCGTATTCAAAGCTTGGTCCGAGGCCGAGCATCTGAAGCGATGGTGGGGGCCGAAAGGGTTTGAAATACATGTCGCACAATTAGATTTCCGTCCGGGCGGTTTGTTCCATTACAATATGCAATCTCCTGATGGTGTACAAATGTGGGGTAAATTTGTATACCAGGAAATCCAGGCATTCGAAAAGATTGTCTGGCTCAATAGCTTCTCAGATGAATTAGGCAATATTGTCCGGGCTCCGTTTAGTGATTTGATCCCGCTAGAAATACGCAATACGGTAACATTTAGTGAGAATGACGGTATTACAACAATGACTTTATGCAGCGGACCGGCCAATGCAACTGAGGAAGAGAGAAGATTTTTTGAAGGCATGTTTGAATCCATGCAAGAGGGATTCGGAG
- a CDS encoding IS110 family transposase, with product MKYKQSKKQNQRITRISDKTLVVGADIAKETHVARAIDYRGIELGKDCVFSNTRTGLEQLVQWMKELQREHAKSDVLFGIEPTGHYWFNLAEYLGQHGIPLVIVNPHHVHKSKELEDNSPTKNDYKDAKVIADLVRNGKYSEPKLPTRIYADLRILMNLREKIMVNLGQVQRRVQNWQDRFFPEYTEVFKDWEGKASLITLDEFPTPGEIVGLGAEAIAQRWKKDVKRAVGTKRAQLLVETARGSIGLTEGLPAAKIEIKTLLEQYDMFARQLEEILSEVERLLGQIPGTKEMLTVPGVAVVTLAGFLAEVGDLSGYEHGQQIIRLAGLNLKENSSGKKKGKSSITKRGRAKLRALLFRAVMPMVAKNAEFKALHQYFTTRSQNPLKKKQSLVALCGKLIRVLHTLGTKHIPYDANSVLGPVRQAQLQMAA from the coding sequence ATGAAGTATAAACAATCGAAGAAGCAGAATCAACGGATTACACGAATTTCCGACAAGACCCTTGTCGTAGGCGCAGACATTGCGAAAGAAACCCATGTGGCTCGCGCTATCGACTACCGGGGGATTGAACTCGGAAAGGATTGTGTGTTCTCAAATACCCGTACCGGACTGGAGCAACTGGTTCAGTGGATGAAGGAGCTTCAGCGGGAGCATGCCAAGAGCGACGTCCTCTTTGGCATTGAGCCTACCGGACACTATTGGTTTAACCTGGCCGAGTATTTGGGACAGCACGGCATTCCTTTGGTCATTGTCAATCCGCATCATGTACACAAAAGCAAAGAACTGGAAGATAACTCACCCACGAAAAACGACTATAAAGACGCTAAAGTCATTGCCGATTTAGTGCGGAATGGGAAATACAGCGAACCTAAATTGCCAACGCGTATCTACGCAGATCTGCGAATTCTCATGAATCTTCGGGAGAAGATCATGGTGAACCTCGGGCAGGTGCAAAGGCGGGTGCAGAACTGGCAGGATCGCTTTTTCCCGGAATACACTGAGGTGTTTAAAGACTGGGAAGGAAAAGCCTCGCTTATTACTCTAGACGAGTTTCCGACGCCAGGTGAGATCGTAGGACTCGGTGCAGAAGCCATCGCTCAGCGGTGGAAGAAAGACGTGAAACGAGCGGTGGGAACGAAGCGAGCCCAATTGCTGGTCGAAACGGCGAGAGGCTCTATCGGTCTGACCGAAGGTCTTCCTGCAGCAAAGATCGAGATTAAAACACTTCTGGAGCAGTATGACATGTTCGCCAGACAGCTTGAAGAGATTCTGTCCGAAGTAGAACGTCTACTAGGGCAAATTCCAGGCACGAAAGAGATGCTTACCGTGCCCGGTGTGGCTGTAGTGACGTTAGCGGGATTCCTGGCGGAAGTGGGCGATCTGAGTGGTTACGAGCATGGACAGCAGATTATTCGGCTGGCCGGACTGAATCTCAAAGAGAATAGTTCGGGAAAGAAAAAGGGCAAGTCCAGTATTACCAAACGTGGACGTGCAAAGCTGAGGGCCCTGCTGTTCCGGGCGGTCATGCCCATGGTAGCAAAGAACGCCGAATTCAAGGCACTGCACCAGTATTTTACGACACGAAGTCAGAATCCACTGAAGAAAAAGCAATCCCTTGTGGCGTTGTGCGGGAAACTTATTCGCGTGCTTCATACGCTCGGGACGAAGCACATTCCATACGATGCAAACAGCGTGTTAGGGCCGGTCCGTCAGGCCCAGCTACAGATGGCAGCCTAA